In Polyodon spathula isolate WHYD16114869_AA chromosome 47, ASM1765450v1, whole genome shotgun sequence, a single window of DNA contains:
- the dmac1 gene encoding distal membrane-arm assembly complex protein 1 — protein sequence MPGPAARDPLFRSCWGCRVTCGAGLLLSGGYVFMAARSVLKKGGPARVGTVAQIFFSACLASWGVVILADPVGKSQRKT from the exons ATGCCGGGACCCGCTGCCCGGGACCCGCTGTTCCGCAGCTGCTGGGGCTGCCGGGTTACCTGCGGGGCCGGGCTGCTGCTCTCCGGGGGGTACGTCTTCATGGCTGCCCGGAGCGTCCTGAAGAAAGGCGGGCCTGCCAGGGTGGGAACGGTCGCCCAGATCTTTTTTTCAGCGT GTTTGGCATCCTGGGGAGTTGTGATCCTTGCTGATCCCGTTGGAAAATCTCAGAGGAAAACCTGA
- the LOC121306291 gene encoding UBX domain-containing protein 1-like has product RLSLSLSLSLSLSLSLVSRSQFGGGCSRAAPVNPPVEAPLTSPPASQGPPPAKREYDECRIQVRLLDGSALTSAFKAREPLAAVRLYVELNRTDGGEDFTLLTPFPRREFTEEDMETPLQELGLVPSAVLIVAKK; this is encoded by the exons cgtctatctctctctctctctctctctctctctctctctctctctctcgtttctcGTTCCCAGTTTGGGGGGGGTTGCTCCAGAGCTGCCCCAGTGAACCCCCCAGTGGAGGCCCCTCTCACCTCCCCTCCCGCCAGCCAGGGACCTCCCCCTGCCAAGAGGGAATACGATGAGTGCAGGATACAG gtgcgTTTGCTGGACGGGTCGGCGCTGACCAGTGCGTTCAAGGCCCGGGAGCCGCTGGCCGCAGTGCGGCTCTACGTGGAGCTGAACCGGACAGACGGCGGGGAGGACTTCACCCTCCTCACCCCCTTCCCCAGGAGAGAGTTCACTGAGGAGGACATGGAGACACCACTGCAGGAGCTGg gCCTGGTTCCTTCAGCAGTCTTAATTGTTGCCAAGAAGTAA